A section of the Chitinivibrionales bacterium genome encodes:
- a CDS encoding DUF5010 domain-containing protein — protein sequence MKKIKLPLVIFIILAFLIAFDLSAQDLGITFGFNSSARTSTGGTYNHSLFRPTGQDSDWWNEMAEEISYSGVDYIAPVTRGYSPNHPNTDAGDPRKLPLLCAAMDHRPLDNTFKIAIFDDNAASWAANRNLDLGFGYGYNPPFDCGDTANYKYIWDYDLKVAIQNIPDEKRYKIKNRMVIIFWSVNPPFCTNQGNGHIKAIVLYIRKQCQAAFGFNPYLVADGSWVSQDPSCNDSAVIDAVQNWFAAPVNSFTLYNFFGTKVGALCPGFQYSGSNVFMDPNHGNLLVNNLTATVRAGARFTLGEGFTDEEEACAWWRSNDTVYYDYPNQRLNITRRFTARAFAGTHKIEAEACDSFSGAAGAGSGLYRSGNLNIVRCNDANGGWQVTGTQAGLWLQWRELPLPAATKFTIEYASAAASSVRFSVDGAPLAAVSLPSTGGAWSAVDAGTCSFGSDALHTVRLSVVSGSPDLNYFLIKDMSLPAAAPVRERNPAVQYTGAGRMVFFAKGAVSFLNVNPENEGIYRVELFDLSGRRVLVYDCTVTPATRVLRLPNAGAGARICRIIKIE from the coding sequence ATGAAAAAAATCAAATTGCCGCTTGTCATTTTCATCATCCTTGCCTTCTTAATTGCATTTGATCTCTCCGCCCAGGACCTCGGCATCACCTTCGGCTTCAACAGCTCGGCGCGCACGAGCACGGGCGGGACCTACAACCACAGCCTGTTTAGGCCCACGGGCCAGGACTCGGACTGGTGGAACGAGATGGCGGAGGAGATTTCGTACAGCGGCGTTGACTACATCGCGCCCGTGACGCGCGGGTACAGCCCCAACCATCCGAACACCGACGCGGGCGATCCGAGAAAACTGCCGCTGTTGTGCGCGGCGATGGACCACCGGCCGCTCGACAACACGTTCAAGATCGCGATCTTCGACGACAACGCGGCATCGTGGGCCGCCAACAGGAACCTCGACCTGGGCTTCGGGTACGGGTACAATCCTCCGTTCGACTGCGGCGACACTGCCAACTACAAGTACATCTGGGACTACGACCTCAAGGTGGCGATCCAGAACATCCCGGACGAAAAGCGCTACAAGATAAAAAACCGGATGGTGATCATATTTTGGAGCGTCAATCCGCCGTTCTGCACCAACCAGGGCAACGGACATATCAAGGCGATCGTGCTTTACATAAGGAAACAATGCCAGGCCGCGTTCGGGTTCAATCCGTACCTGGTGGCCGACGGGTCCTGGGTGAGCCAGGACCCGTCGTGCAACGACTCTGCGGTCATTGATGCGGTGCAGAACTGGTTTGCCGCGCCGGTCAATTCGTTCACGTTGTACAATTTTTTTGGAACCAAGGTGGGCGCCCTGTGTCCCGGCTTCCAGTATTCGGGCTCGAATGTTTTCATGGACCCGAACCACGGCAACCTCCTTGTCAACAACCTCACCGCAACGGTCCGTGCCGGCGCGCGGTTCACGCTCGGGGAGGGCTTCACCGACGAGGAAGAGGCATGCGCGTGGTGGCGGAGCAACGACACGGTGTATTACGATTATCCAAACCAGCGGCTCAACATCACGAGGCGCTTTACGGCAAGGGCGTTTGCCGGCACGCATAAAATAGAGGCCGAGGCGTGCGATTCGTTTTCCGGCGCTGCCGGCGCCGGCAGCGGCCTGTACCGGAGCGGCAACCTGAACATTGTCCGGTGCAACGACGCAAACGGCGGTTGGCAGGTGACCGGAACGCAGGCGGGTCTGTGGCTGCAGTGGCGGGAGCTGCCCCTGCCCGCAGCCACGAAATTCACGATCGAATACGCCTCTGCCGCTGCGTCGTCGGTGCGGTTCAGCGTGGACGGCGCGCCGCTCGCCGCTGTTTCCCTACCGTCAACGGGCGGCGCGTGGAGCGCGGTAGACGCCGGAACATGCTCCTTTGGGTCCGACGCGCTTCACACCGTGCGGCTCAGCGTGGTATCCGGTTCGCCGGATCTTAATTATTTTCTTATAAAAGACATGAGCTTGCCGGCGGCCGCGCCGGTGCGGGAAAGGAACCCCGCCGTTCAATACACCGGTGCCGGCCGTATGGTCTTTTTCGCAAAGGGCGCGGTTTCTTTCCTGAATGTAAATCCGGAAAACGAAGGAATATACCGCGTTGAATTGTTTGATCTGTCCGGAAGAAGGGTCTTGGTTTATGATTGCACCGTGACCCCTGCAACGCGGGTCCTGCGGCTCCCAAATGCGGGCGCGGGCGCGCGTATCTGCAGGATAATAAAAATAGAATAG
- a CDS encoding heparin lyase I family protein — protein MKPLRFMQNNIHSVLLLLIVIVFTTPSPAAVPDPTPQCPAVAAGDHEQYHLPPVAPAAGVSSQIDWGQIPATGGWYGAQVMDSCRYRADGFTTWHGKAAARIEVQPGDDPLDLGEGTERAEMAFLQDSTGKQINETSASGTVYYATSYYFPSTWDGTFIRGNSNSWSFVWQFYGWQGLAAGRGYDADPAAQKYWFGGISARFSDGGNIIKGKWTDFVFTVNWGTGRLTVWRRDEGQTAFTQVLDATGQAFSGSIYIKQGLYRGGDVSGRTDVLWVGPTARGSTFSAVEMSAFGTNNGNPVIIPVLKSRGIVNENVKVTYDHRTGYFRIAADKPLTIGVFSASGTLVKSLDMMMAGTAIWDGTDSKNTPVPAGIYFFKARGAKDAEVVKVLKAVR, from the coding sequence ATGAAACCTTTGCGGTTCATGCAAAACAATATCCATTCTGTATTACTTTTGTTAATCGTAATAGTATTTACCACTCCGTCACCCGCCGCGGTCCCCGACCCAACGCCGCAATGCCCGGCAGTCGCAGCCGGCGACCACGAGCAGTACCATCTGCCGCCGGTCGCCCCTGCCGCAGGTGTCTCGAGTCAAATCGACTGGGGCCAGATTCCCGCGACCGGCGGCTGGTACGGCGCGCAGGTCATGGACTCATGCCGGTATCGCGCCGATGGGTTTACGACATGGCACGGCAAGGCAGCCGCGCGTATCGAGGTCCAGCCCGGCGACGATCCGCTTGACCTTGGCGAAGGCACGGAGCGCGCCGAAATGGCGTTTCTGCAGGATTCAACGGGCAAACAGATCAACGAGACATCGGCGAGCGGCACGGTGTATTACGCGACGAGCTATTACTTTCCGTCAACCTGGGACGGGACGTTCATCAGGGGCAACAGCAATTCATGGTCGTTCGTGTGGCAGTTTTACGGATGGCAGGGGCTCGCGGCCGGCCGCGGCTACGACGCCGACCCCGCGGCGCAGAAATACTGGTTCGGCGGCATAAGCGCGCGGTTTTCAGACGGCGGAAACATCATCAAGGGAAAATGGACCGACTTCGTGTTCACGGTGAACTGGGGAACCGGGCGCCTGACCGTCTGGCGAAGGGACGAGGGCCAGACCGCGTTCACGCAGGTGCTCGATGCAACGGGCCAGGCGTTCTCGGGATCGATTTACATAAAGCAGGGCCTTTACCGCGGCGGCGACGTGAGCGGCCGCACCGACGTGCTCTGGGTGGGGCCAACGGCGCGCGGCTCGACGTTTTCCGCCGTGGAGATGTCGGCATTCGGGACGAACAACGGCAATCCGGTTATCATTCCTGTCTTGAAATCGCGCGGCATCGTGAATGAAAATGTAAAGGTCACTTATGACCATAGGACGGGATATTTCCGGATCGCCGCGGACAAGCCATTGACAATCGGCGTTTTCTCCGCAAGCGGAACGCTTGTTAAGTCACTCGATATGATGATGGCTGGCACCGCTATTTGGGATGGAACGGACAGCAAGAATACGCCGGTTCCTGCGGGGATTTATTTCTTCAAGGCGAGGGGAGCAAAAGATGCCGAGGTGGTAAAGGTTTTAAAAGCCGTCCGCTAG
- a CDS encoding T9SS type A sorting domain-containing protein, protein MNRKRDVRQLGTVLFTAGLAFLVSHAQAQIKARIVATQDQVAAACGTTNVKLVFGCQSGLYFVDFSETSPQISSISLADPAYVPDISSDGNWVAYQTGSNAEGGPSTAVATAWIRALAASGTPVKVADTGYVPRFVQNAPPDTPEVIYATSVACPQDTCYALGQTLLKKIAGGAAGPAEVVFDKGSYYGGLSWDNRYLNSAWEGGPNAFMLDLQGGNGVPAALHTMRVKKNVTNADTFVTVKTCNPSRSASRIFTNTMMFYDFSSAAITLAKCYHPILKTWGTHQLLFISRSDSEDLRVYDTPYMSLVPLSIAQGNGEPVAKEWNTPEWSNHPYFAVSGMVVDRLFSAGAGSYDHTLNSEAVYLVNLKDSLYVRLVETTDTSHASMVSLENPFVWVQVPAGFQEDSTWLKQTIWERAAGVINPYNPSADYLRRSAGSPVEIVIYSVSGRKIASISGVQNASVVIREKLRALNPGTYLVASRDGEGLLHTSRWVNVR, encoded by the coding sequence ATGAATAGAAAAAGAGATGTTCGGCAACTCGGCACGGTCCTTTTTACCGCGGGCCTTGCCTTTCTGGTCTCGCATGCGCAGGCGCAGATCAAGGCGAGGATAGTTGCCACTCAAGACCAGGTCGCCGCGGCGTGCGGCACCACCAATGTCAAGCTCGTGTTTGGGTGCCAGAGCGGACTTTATTTTGTTGACTTTTCGGAAACTTCTCCGCAGATCAGCAGCATTTCTCTCGCCGATCCCGCCTATGTGCCCGACATTTCTTCGGACGGCAACTGGGTGGCGTACCAGACCGGCTCCAACGCCGAAGGCGGCCCTTCCACGGCCGTGGCAACCGCATGGATAAGGGCGCTTGCGGCAAGCGGTACGCCGGTGAAGGTGGCCGACACCGGTTATGTGCCGCGGTTCGTGCAGAACGCCCCGCCCGATACTCCGGAGGTCATCTACGCGACGAGCGTCGCGTGCCCTCAGGACACCTGTTACGCGCTCGGGCAGACGCTGCTAAAAAAAATCGCCGGCGGCGCGGCGGGACCGGCGGAAGTCGTTTTTGACAAGGGGAGCTATTACGGCGGGCTCTCATGGGACAACCGGTACCTGAATTCGGCCTGGGAAGGCGGACCGAACGCCTTCATGCTCGACCTGCAGGGCGGCAACGGCGTCCCCGCCGCGCTCCATACCATGCGGGTCAAGAAAAACGTCACGAACGCCGATACCTTCGTCACCGTCAAGACGTGCAACCCTTCGCGTTCCGCAAGCAGGATTTTCACCAATACCATGATGTTTTACGACTTCTCCTCCGCGGCCATCACGCTGGCCAAGTGCTATCACCCGATTCTCAAGACCTGGGGCACGCACCAGCTGCTGTTTATTTCCCGCAGCGATTCCGAAGATCTGAGGGTATACGATACACCGTATATGTCGCTGGTGCCCTTGAGCATTGCCCAGGGAAACGGCGAGCCCGTGGCAAAGGAATGGAACACCCCGGAATGGTCGAACCATCCGTATTTTGCCGTATCAGGCATGGTGGTCGACCGCCTCTTTTCCGCCGGCGCCGGCAGCTATGACCATACCCTCAACAGCGAGGCCGTATATCTTGTCAATCTGAAGGATTCCCTGTATGTGCGGCTCGTTGAAACCACCGACACCTCGCACGCTTCCATGGTATCCCTGGAGAATCCGTTTGTCTGGGTGCAGGTGCCTGCAGGATTCCAGGAAGACTCCACTTGGCTCAAGCAGACCATTTGGGAGCGGGCCGCCGGCGTCATCAACCCGTACAATCCTTCCGCGGACTACCTGCGCCGCTCCGCGGGCTCTCCTGTTGAGATCGTCATTTATTCGGTATCGGGGAGGAAAATCGCCAGCATCAGCGGCGTGCAGAATGCTTCGGTTGTCATACGGGAAAAACTGCGCGCCCTGAATCCGGGAACGTACCTGGTGGCCAGCAGAGACGGGGAAGGATTGCTTCATACGAGCAGGTGGGTGAACGTCAGATAA
- a CDS encoding immunoglobulin domain-containing protein, giving the protein MMRNGLDVVGTRRRYSRRVLWTGVFFASILCCCSKPTGPSGAPAITTQPASQTEPYGQQVTFTVVATGNPTLAYQWHKDSANIPGAIYSSFTIAAVTFEDSGYYDVVVTNSAGKVISNAAKLSVNSALVAPNFTLQPLSQEKTIGEPVTFTASADGNPSPTYQWRKDGANIAGATAASYTISSVVLNSAGSYSVVAANSQGSLASNAALLLVTAGCPFPDTAQHLDPLDPAYHIITPNGGETFHVGQPCTLIVWSRLSGSAEIALVIGPSSLTPPEDFGAWGTTFSADSSYDTVVFTVPDSLWDKYSFQNVSSITDSCLFNVTYYKYPQFGDYSDCYFRIAK; this is encoded by the coding sequence ATGATGAGAAATGGTCTTGATGTGGTGGGCACGCGCCGGCGTTACAGCCGGCGCGTCCTTTGGACGGGCGTTTTTTTTGCAAGCATTCTTTGTTGTTGCAGCAAACCCACGGGGCCGTCTGGAGCACCGGCAATCACCACGCAGCCGGCCTCACAAACGGAACCCTACGGCCAGCAGGTCACTTTCACCGTTGTTGCCACCGGCAACCCGACCCTCGCCTATCAGTGGCACAAGGACAGCGCCAACATTCCCGGCGCCATCTATTCAAGCTTTACCATTGCGGCGGTGACATTTGAGGACTCCGGCTACTACGACGTGGTGGTCACCAACTCGGCGGGAAAGGTTATCTCGAATGCCGCGAAACTATCGGTCAATTCTGCCCTGGTAGCCCCAAACTTCACCTTGCAGCCGCTGTCGCAAGAGAAAACCATTGGTGAGCCGGTCACGTTCACGGCTTCGGCCGACGGTAATCCGAGTCCCACCTACCAGTGGCGCAAGGACGGCGCGAATATCGCCGGAGCGACCGCCGCAAGCTATACCATTTCCTCGGTCGTTCTGAACAGTGCAGGCTCCTACAGCGTGGTGGCAGCCAACTCCCAGGGGAGCCTTGCGTCAAACGCCGCTTTACTTTTGGTAACGGCCGGATGCCCCTTTCCGGACACGGCGCAGCACCTTGATCCGCTTGATCCGGCGTACCACATCATCACTCCGAACGGCGGAGAGACGTTTCATGTGGGCCAGCCGTGCACGTTGATCGTGTGGTCACGGCTCTCCGGTTCGGCGGAAATCGCCTTGGTTATCGGGCCGTCCAGTCTGACCCCGCCGGAGGATTTCGGCGCATGGGGCACGACCTTTTCGGCAGACTCATCCTACGACACCGTGGTCTTTACGGTTCCCGATTCCCTGTGGGACAAATATTCCTTTCAGAATGTCAGCAGCATCACCGATTCATGTTTGTTTAATGTCACCTACTATAAATATCCGCAATTCGGTGATTACTCGGATTGCTATTTCAGGATAGCGAAATAA
- a CDS encoding polymer-forming cytoskeletal protein — protein sequence MAARENPTQGPDARQAPAEATNIGENISIEGTIRADEDIVIDGTLKGSIEVKSHRLTVGAKGRIEADVIAENVLVGGKMAGAIVARNQVHITANADFTGQVKARRIVIEDGAYIKASIELEKEEKAKPAGPTPAKPPEPGVPPHDLQAQKAKKPEVVQKQVIG from the coding sequence ATGGCCGCACGTGAAAACCCGACGCAGGGTCCCGATGCTCGGCAGGCGCCTGCAGAGGCTACGAACATCGGGGAAAACATTTCCATAGAGGGCACCATCCGCGCCGATGAGGACATCGTCATCGACGGGACGTTGAAAGGAAGCATTGAGGTCAAATCGCACCGGCTTACGGTGGGCGCCAAAGGCAGGATCGAAGCCGACGTTATTGCCGAGAACGTGCTCGTGGGCGGGAAGATGGCGGGCGCAATCGTCGCGCGCAACCAGGTGCACATCACCGCGAATGCGGACTTTACCGGGCAGGTGAAGGCCAGACGCATCGTCATCGAAGACGGCGCGTACATCAAGGCGTCCATCGAGCTTGAAAAAGAGGAAAAGGCAAAGCCCGCGGGCCCGACCCCGGCAAAGCCCCCTGAACCCGGGGTCCCTCCGCACGACCTGCAGGCCCAGAAAGCGAAAAAACCCGAAGTGGTCCAGAAGCAGGTCATCGGATAG
- a CDS encoding class I SAM-dependent methyltransferase, with amino-acid sequence MEQPALRGGARGAFADSPDVFHSRMLERYGAFLEKRGNTTVLDTGPVSGTNIDFFLTMAGRVFVLDLARRAGLDAGAAVNPSRILSEMEFGPALFDGIHLWDLPDHLESAALVQVVRKCQSLLTPGGLLTVIAAGSSALQPFSQYFERVRGFDVRLKQDRSCRLPWIFRSNRDIEQEMRPLVQIDSFLCMNGIREFLFKRK; translated from the coding sequence ATGGAGCAGCCTGCGCTTCGAGGCGGCGCAAGGGGCGCTTTCGCGGATTCGCCCGATGTTTTTCATTCCCGGATGCTCGAGCGGTACGGGGCGTTTCTTGAAAAACGCGGCAATACAACGGTCCTTGACACCGGACCGGTGTCGGGAACCAATATCGATTTCTTTCTCACCATGGCAGGCCGCGTTTTCGTTTTAGACCTTGCGCGCCGCGCCGGTCTTGACGCCGGCGCAGCGGTGAATCCATCGCGAATCCTTTCTGAAATGGAATTTGGTCCGGCCCTTTTCGACGGCATCCATCTGTGGGACCTTCCCGACCACCTCGAGAGCGCCGCGCTTGTTCAGGTGGTGCGGAAATGCCAGTCGCTTCTTACTCCCGGCGGTCTTCTCACCGTGATCGCGGCCGGATCGTCCGCCCTGCAGCCATTTTCCCAGTATTTTGAGCGGGTGCGCGGGTTCGACGTAAGGCTCAAACAGGACCGATCATGCCGCCTGCCCTGGATTTTCCGTTCGAACAGGGACATCGAGCAGGAAATGCGGCCGCTCGTGCAGATCGATTCGTTTCTCTGCATGAACGGGATACGGGAGTTCCTGTTCAAGCGCAAATGA
- a CDS encoding DUF6600 domain-containing protein, which produces MQSGKILVFLVLSSVLGIAAPAAAQEPGVSVRITFGALNDYGEWIDMPGLGRVWRPDAGPGWRPFMHGHWVYTTEGWFWDADEPFGWIVCHYGYWYDDAAEGWVWVPGYDWSPACVDWFVTDDEIGWVPRFPPGYKRGFKREQWTFCATENFTAADVLGHVEMRLRPRTDQVRGNFYHGAPGISLVQRSVGAPIAIVTPQRVRVMQGPHALYKVQVSSAPRSQGAWPYLGPQFKRPEAHAEQVRPRAENEERPRPEDQAVRPQRSEDGYQPQNQKREHERREER; this is translated from the coding sequence ATGCAATCCGGAAAAATTCTAGTTTTTCTCGTTTTATCATCGGTTCTGGGAATCGCCGCGCCTGCTGCGGCGCAGGAACCGGGTGTCTCGGTGCGGATAACGTTTGGCGCGCTCAACGACTACGGAGAATGGATCGACATGCCCGGCTTGGGAAGGGTCTGGCGGCCCGATGCCGGGCCGGGGTGGCGGCCTTTCATGCATGGTCATTGGGTGTACACTACGGAAGGCTGGTTTTGGGACGCTGACGAACCGTTCGGGTGGATCGTATGCCATTACGGCTACTGGTACGACGACGCTGCCGAGGGCTGGGTGTGGGTACCTGGATACGATTGGTCGCCCGCGTGCGTTGATTGGTTCGTGACTGACGACGAAATCGGCTGGGTGCCCCGGTTTCCGCCCGGCTACAAAAGAGGGTTCAAGCGCGAGCAATGGACGTTTTGCGCCACTGAAAATTTCACCGCGGCCGACGTCTTGGGGCATGTTGAAATGCGGTTGCGGCCGCGGACCGATCAAGTGCGGGGCAATTTTTACCACGGCGCTCCCGGGATCAGCCTTGTGCAGCGGTCGGTGGGCGCGCCCATAGCCATCGTCACCCCGCAGCGTGTGCGCGTCATGCAGGGCCCTCACGCCCTTTACAAAGTGCAAGTCTCGTCCGCTCCACGGTCCCAAGGGGCATGGCCCTACCTGGGGCCCCAGTTCAAACGTCCCGAGGCGCACGCCGAACAGGTCCGGCCACGCGCCGAAAACGAGGAACGACCGCGGCCCGAAGATCAGGCGGTGCGGCCACAGCGGTCCGAAGACGGTTATCAGCCCCAAAACCAAAAACGCGAGCACGAGCGCCGGGAAGAGCGTTAG